From Hoplias malabaricus isolate fHopMal1 chromosome 11, fHopMal1.hap1, whole genome shotgun sequence, a single genomic window includes:
- the zgc:77752 gene encoding protein tyrosine phosphatase domain-containing protein 1: MTPLVPVPKPSYSQARENLVKAVPPKIICLLACGGSDCRYEGPACWRPSQQVIKGIFSSWVTGDIIAMARPSTDLIKRYNIIEQFKKLNIKSIINMQLPGEHAYCGPDLEPDSGFTYSPQVFMENQIYFYNFGMADFGVSTMVGVLDAVKVLAFSVEEGKVVVHCHAGLGRTGVLIACYLIYTLRITASEAIHYVRIKRPRSIQTRAQINLVFDFARLLGSQLAQYPSLSMRHGAAFSLRQYLQRQALLLHGEEARILVYTPKILHLLCNLLTTMALGSPSHPQVQSHLERKAAILALHGDVRETLVLHRYLPILMEGGGSVSSWDEPFGFLERKRAVLLNKRSYSESDLSKITLNKSFGFIQCSTSFIDDGKVCNGIINHVKDQRSTNPGFDTLTKDANSAADRYTTIPPSSPLLCDSSAAKRAKFTMKKAQPYPKFSSTVELCKSHDSEKVSSASREVAEAMALQDPPGDKILQRAAQLQDELNVSAYGWTTLAMETDPKVLSTMMWIWLEKLKDPILSTRDLDKLCTNTSVQNPLKTLHKSQQSTLYCLLSCVGQVTTHCPQAENAILHRLVRALTRRPPEEIECSGALLNMFRATVRELQCVRPSIASHTTHKGS, translated from the exons aTGACTCCTCTGGTTCCAGTGCCAAAGCCCTCATACTCTCAGGCTAGGGAGAACTTGGTGAAGGCAGTTCCTCCCAAAATCATCTGCCTGCTGGCTTGTGGGGGAAGTGACTGCCGCTATGAGGGTCCAGCCTGTTGGAGACCCAGCCAGCAGGTCATTAAAGGCATCTTCTCCAGCTG GGTTACTGGTGACATTATTGCCATGGCAAGACCATCTACTGATCTCATTAAGAGATACAACATAATAGAGCAGTTTAAAAA aTTGAACATTAAGTCCATCATTAATATGCAGCTCCCTGGGGAACATGCTTACTGTGGCCCTGACCTGGAGCCTGACAGTGGCTTCACTTATTCACCACAGGTCTTCATGGAGAATCAGA TTTACTTCTATAATTTTGGCATGGCTGATTTTGGTGTTTCAACTATGGTAGGGGTGCTGGATGCAGTTAAGGTCTTAGCCTTTTCTGTGGAGGAAGGAAAAGTGGTTGTGCACTGCCATGCTGGACTTGGCAGAACAG GAGTACTGATTGCATGCTACTTGATCTACACTCTGAGAATCACTGCCAGTGAAGCTATTCACTATGTACGAATCAAGAGACCCCGGTCCATTCAGACACGTGCTCAGATCAACCTGGTGTTTGACTTTGCGAGACTCCTGGGCTCTCAGTTAGCACAGTACCCGAGTCTGAGCATGCGGCATGGTGCAGCCTTCAGTCTGAGGCAATATCTTCAGCGCCAGGCTCTGCTTCTACATGGGGAAGAGGCTCGTATCCTTGTATACACGCCCAAGATTCTTCATCTTCTGTGTAACCTGCTTACCACCATGGCCCTGGGAAGCCCCAGTCATCCACAGGTTCAGTCGCACCTGGAGAGGAAGGCAGCTATTTTGGCTCTGCATGGGGATGTGAGGGAAACTCTGGTTCTGCACCGGTATCTGCCCATCCTGATGGAGGGGGGAGGCTCAGTCTCTTCATGGGATGAGCCTTTTGGATTCTTAGAGCGGAAGAGAGCAGTCCTTCTGAACAAACGCAGTTACAGCGAGTCAGACCTCAGCAAAATCACACTTAATAAG AGTTTTGGATTTATACAGTGCTCCACATCATTTATAGATGATGGCAAGGTCTGCAATGGAATTATTAATCACGTAAAAGATCAGAGATCAACAAATCCTGGCTTTGACACCTTGACAAAAGACGCCAACTCTGCAGCAGACAGATATACAACCATTCCACCATCAAGTCCCCTCCTGTGTGACAGCAGCGCTGCTAAGAGGGCAAAGTTCACAATGAAAAAAGCTCAGCCTTACCCAAAATTCAGCTCCACTGTAGAG CTTTGTAAAAGTCATGATTCAGAAAAAGTGTCATCAGCATCAAGAGAGGTTGCTGAAGCAATGGCACTGCAAGATCCACCTGGGGACAAAATACTACAGAGGGCTGCACAATTACAG GATGAACTGAATGTCAGTGCATATGGATGGACCACACTGGCCATGGAGACAGACCCAAAGGTTTTGAGTACAATGATGTGGATCTGGCTTGAAAAACTAAAG GATCCCATTCTGAGTACACGTGACTTAGATaagctgtgtacaaacacttcTGTTCAAAATCCCCTTAAAACACTCCACAAG TCTCAGCAAAGCACTTTGTATTGTTTACTAAGCTGCGTGGGTCAAGTgactactcactgtccacaggcTGAAAATGCCATCCTGCATAGGCTTGTACGGGCACTGACCAGG CGCCCTCCAGAGGAGATAGAGTGTTCTGGAGCTTTGCTGAATATGTTCAGAGCTACAGTGAGAGAGCTCCAGTGTGTTCGTCCTTCCATAGCAAGCCATACAACCCATAAGGGCTCCTAA